Part of the Aquimarina sp. MAR_2010_214 genome is shown below.
ATGCAGGTACATCTCTTGTAGCAGATAAAGTTGTTACTAGTGGTGGGAGAGTAATCGCTATAACATCATTAGATGAAGATTTTAAAGAGGCCATTAAAACATCATATCAAAGTATAGAAAAACTTAATTTTGATAAGATGTATTATAGAAAAGATCTTGGATTCGATTTATAATATCTCTTCTATATAAGACAATAAAAAGCGTTTAATTCATTATGAATTAAACGCTTTTTTATCTAAGTATTTTCAGACTCCAAGAATTCTTTCTTGTTTTGATGAGGCTTTAATTTAAAAAAGAATGAGCTTTAGGATCTCTATTCTCCTCATTATTGTCATTAAATTTCTTCAATTCCTTCATCCAGTATAGAAAAGCAATAAAACCGATCAACATAAACATCCAATTAAGCATATTGGCACCCGTCCAGTTTTCTAATTCTAATGCTCTAAACCAATCAAATGGAATAAATAATACATCAACAAAAAGAGATTCTATAGCTTCAAAAAAATCTTTCATAACTTGCTCTATATTTCTTTAATAAAAAGTCAGAAGAAGTAAACTAAAAACTTTTTATAAATTAGTTCAATAATATCTAAAGACAATATTGTGTTATTGTCTGGTGCAAAAATATAAAAAATAGTAGTGTTATCAAGCTTTTTTAGTAAATCAAAACCCATTAATTATATTGCTGTAGCATTATATATGGGTATACTCTTTGGTATTGCCCATTATAGAAAGGGTTTTGAGGCAGAAAGTAGTTATGTTTTATTAACTGTTGCGAGTATTTTTTTATACATTATACCAATGCTAGCACTTAATTTTGTTGCGCAAAAAAATGATCTTACTAATAAAGGCACTTTTACAATACTTTTATACGCTTCTCTTACAGCAATATTACCAAATTCATTAATAAACTTTCCCATTTTGTTATCAAATATATTTGTGTTGTTGGCGGCACAAAACATCTTATATATGCGAAATGAAAAAGATATCAAAGCCAAGATTTTTAATGCATCCATCTTTATCGGTTTGGCTTCAATAGCATATTTTTGGAGTATTGGATTTATAATTTTAGTTTTTTTAGGAATACTGTTTTTTGATTCCAAAAACTATCGAAATTGGATTATTCCTTTTATTGGGATTAGTATGATTTATGTATTTGCGAATTGTTTTACACTGTTGTTTTATGATTCTTTTTTTGCGATTACAACCTATATAGACCCAATATCATTTTCGTTTCAGAATTATTTTATAAAAGAACAGTTATTTTCTGTTGGTATAATATCTATTTGTATTGTATTCTTTTTCTCAATATACCTTATCAAGTTTGGTAGGAAAACAGCTAACACAAAACCAATATTAAGAGTTGTTATGACTTATCTAATTGTAGCTATTATAATCGCAGCTATTGCACCAAAAAAAGATACTTCTGAGCTGTTTTTTATTGTAACACCTCTTTCCATAATCGGAACAACATACCTTGAAATGAGTTATCATCAATTTGCAAAGGAAATTAATATTTGGGTATTCATATTAATTCCGTTTACGATTTTATTGTTTTGAAGGTTTATCACGTGATGTAAAACTAACAAATTGGTATTCAGTAATTCAATATAGATTATAATGCATTGATTAATCATATAGAAGAAGACATATAATATTAGGATTTATTATGCAATTTTTACCATTATAGATTAAGCAATCATGTGCTAAATACTATTGTAAAATATGATACCTTTGTATCCGCTAGAAAAGTAAGATTATAACAACAATTTATAATCGGTTTATGGCTCATAAGATAAAATAATATAGAAGGTATAAAGGCGTACAGATTAGAATATTAAACAATTTAGAAAAATAATAGTACAGATGTTTAGTGATAAAGCAAATTCCATTTTCAAAGAAGTTATAGAAAAATACCATGTGATCGATAGTGTAGATCAAGAATTTTCGAATCCCTATGATAGTAAATTACAAGCTATAGAGCATTTACTATATCGAAAATGTTGGATTGATACTGTGCAGTGGCATTATGAAGATATTATACGAGATCCCGAAATTGATCCGATTGCTGCTTTAAAATTAAAAAGACAGATTGATGCCTCTAATCAGGATCGAACAGATATGGTAGAATATATTGATAGTTATTTTTTAGAATTATACAAAGAGATAACTCCAAAAACAGATGCTACCATTAATACCGAAAGCCCAGCATGGGGAGTAGATCGATTATCTATTTTGGCATTAAAAGTATATCATATGCATGTAGAAACAATTCGCGAAGGTGCTACCGATCAACATAAAGCTGCTTGTCAGAATAAATTGAATATATTATTAGAACAACAAGTAGATTTATCTACGGCTATTGATACTTTATTGAAAGATATTGAAAAAGGGGATAAGTACATGAAAGTATATAAGCAAATGAAAATGTACAATGATGACGAATTAAACCCTGTATTGCGTGGAGGTAAGTAATATTGGGAAATCAAAAGAGTTTGAAACGAACGTTCTGGTGATTCGTCTTTCAGCTATGGGAGATATTGCAATGACTGTTCCTGTTTTAAGAGTTTTTAGAGCTACCTATCCCGATGTAAAGCTAACAGTACTTACTCGTAAATTCTTTGAACCCATATTTTCTGATATCGAAAACCTAGAGGTATACCATGCAGATGTAGACCATAAGCATAAAGGCTTTATTGGCCTTACTCGGTTAACGAATGAGTTGAATAAACTGAAGATAAATGCTGTTGCCGATTTACATAATGTATTACGCTCTAATGTGCTTAAAACGCTATTCTCGTTACGAGGGATAAAAACGGTTCAAGTAGATAAAGGTCGTGAAGAAAAAAAAGCATTGACTCGATCAAAAAATAAGGCTTTCAAACAATTAAAAACAACACACCAGCGGTATGCTGATGTTTTTTCTGCATTAGGATATCCTATTGATCTTACAACTCATAAGTTTCCAAAAAAGCAACCGCTAACACCTGAAATTCTTTCTATAACTCAAAATTCGACCAAAAAATGGTTAGGAATTGCACCATTCGCACAGTATGAAAGTAAAACCTACCCACTAGAATTAATGATTGAGGTAATCGAAACCTTGAACAAGGAAGACGGGTTTGAGATTTTCCTCTTTGGAGGAGGTAAACGAGAAATGGATATTCTAAACAATATAGAGAGTAAGTATAAGAACGTAACGAATATAGTTGGTAAATTATCTTTTGAAGATGAATTAAAACTTATAGGTAACCTAGACGCTATGTTATCAATGGATAGTGGTAATGCACATTTAGCAGCGATGTATGGAGTGCCAACAATTACCCTATGGGGTGTGACTCATCCTTTTACCGGATTTATGCCTTTTGGGCAACCTATGGAGCGTGCTATTTTACCAAATTTGGCAAAGTATGACCAGATTCCAACTTCAATTTATGGTAATAAAGTACCTCCAGGTTATGAAAAAGTGATGCATACCATCA
Proteins encoded:
- a CDS encoding uracil phosphoribosyltransferase, translating into MKDFFEAIESLFVDVLFIPFDWFRALELENWTGANMLNWMFMLIGFIAFLYWMKELKKFNDNNEENRDPKAHSFLN
- a CDS encoding DUF6427 family protein, with protein sequence MLSSFFSKSKPINYIAVALYMGILFGIAHYRKGFEAESSYVLLTVASIFLYIIPMLALNFVAQKNDLTNKGTFTILLYASLTAILPNSLINFPILLSNIFVLLAAQNILYMRNEKDIKAKIFNASIFIGLASIAYFWSIGFIILVFLGILFFDSKNYRNWIIPFIGISMIYVFANCFTLLFYDSFFAITTYIDPISFSFQNYFIKEQLFSVGIISICIVFFFSIYLIKFGRKTANTKPILRVVMTYLIVAIIIAAIAPKKDTSELFFIVTPLSIIGTTYLEMSYHQFAKEINIWVFILIPFTILLF
- a CDS encoding DUF4254 domain-containing protein, which produces MFSDKANSIFKEVIEKYHVIDSVDQEFSNPYDSKLQAIEHLLYRKCWIDTVQWHYEDIIRDPEIDPIAALKLKRQIDASNQDRTDMVEYIDSYFLELYKEITPKTDATINTESPAWGVDRLSILALKVYHMHVETIREGATDQHKAACQNKLNILLEQQVDLSTAIDTLLKDIEKGDKYMKVYKQMKMYNDDELNPVLRGGK
- a CDS encoding glycosyltransferase family 9 protein, with product MEVSNIGKSKEFETNVLVIRLSAMGDIAMTVPVLRVFRATYPDVKLTVLTRKFFEPIFSDIENLEVYHADVDHKHKGFIGLTRLTNELNKLKINAVADLHNVLRSNVLKTLFSLRGIKTVQVDKGREEKKALTRSKNKAFKQLKTTHQRYADVFSALGYPIDLTTHKFPKKQPLTPEILSITQNSTKKWLGIAPFAQYESKTYPLELMIEVIETLNKEDGFEIFLFGGGKREMDILNNIESKYKNVTNIVGKLSFEDELKLIGNLDAMLSMDSGNAHLAAMYGVPTITLWGVTHPFTGFMPFGQPMERAILPNLAKYDQIPTSIYGNKVPPGYEKVMHTIKPETVVDKINKL